From one Microlunatus sp. Gsoil 973 genomic stretch:
- a CDS encoding VWA domain-containing protein has translation MMISPMLSFLAPDRLWLLLLIPALVVLYLLLYRRRAQRRKKQYGRSMLDFVVPRELPWKRHVAVGLSVLSLMTLTVAFAKPKSTVEVPRERATVVVTIDVSNSMMAQDVKPDRLTAAKAGAKQFVQSLPPKFNVSVVEFAGTATILLPPTTDHGAAEAAIQSMRLQPSTAIGEGIYTSLSALAEAPPDPDNPNSKPPGRIVLLSDGKTQIGRPSAEAAQAAKKQGVEIYTVAYGTPDGYIDIQGTRQPVPVDRRELAEVAKITGGEAYRAESAGELKQVYKDIGSSVGKVKVDREVTYRYAGFGLVFAILAAIGMISLGARWP, from the coding sequence ATCATGATCAGCCCGATGCTGTCGTTCCTGGCACCGGACCGGCTGTGGCTGCTGCTGCTGATCCCGGCCCTGGTCGTGCTGTACCTGCTGCTCTACCGGCGGCGCGCCCAACGCCGCAAGAAGCAGTACGGACGATCGATGCTTGACTTCGTCGTGCCCCGGGAGCTGCCCTGGAAGCGGCATGTCGCGGTCGGACTGTCGGTGCTCAGCCTGATGACGCTGACCGTGGCCTTCGCCAAGCCGAAGTCGACGGTCGAGGTGCCGCGGGAGCGGGCGACCGTCGTTGTCACCATCGACGTGTCGAACTCGATGATGGCCCAGGACGTGAAGCCGGACCGGCTCACCGCGGCGAAGGCGGGCGCGAAGCAGTTCGTGCAGAGCCTGCCGCCGAAGTTCAACGTGTCCGTTGTCGAGTTCGCCGGCACGGCGACCATCCTGCTGCCACCCACCACGGATCACGGGGCCGCCGAGGCAGCCATCCAGTCCATGAGACTGCAGCCGTCGACCGCCATCGGCGAGGGCATCTACACCTCGCTGTCGGCGTTGGCCGAGGCGCCGCCGGATCCGGACAACCCGAACAGCAAGCCGCCGGGCCGGATCGTTCTGCTGTCGGACGGCAAGACCCAGATCGGTCGGCCGTCGGCCGAGGCCGCTCAGGCGGCCAAGAAGCAGGGCGTCGAGATCTACACCGTCGCCTACGGCACCCCCGACGGCTACATCGACATCCAGGGCACCCGGCAGCCGGTCCCGGTCGACCGTCGCGAGTTGGCCGAGGTCGCCAAGATCACCGGTGGCGAGGCGTACCGGGCCGAATCGGCCGGTGAGCTGAAGCAGGTCTACAAGGACATCGGATCCTCGGTCGGCAAGGTCAAGGTGGACCGGGAGGTGACCTATCGGTACGCCGGCTTCGGGCTGGTGTTCGCGATCCTGGCCGCGATCGGGATGATCTCGTTGGGAGCGCGCTGGCCGTAG
- a CDS encoding DUF58 domain-containing protein: MLGVPSRPTIPLNKLAPEAALRRLELTIVRRLEGFLQGDHLGLLPGPGTDANDARIYQPGQDDVRKIDWNVTARTTVPHVRDTMADRELEVWAMLDVTPSMNWGTEGVTKRDLGIAAIATIGFLSQKQGDRFGGYIMRPDSLRRLPARSGRSALYGLLRKMLTEPFVPDHISGSFSLAHAVDQLARTQRRRGLRVVVSDFLTPGDHELDPNIEPEWERAMRRLAVRNQVLAVEVVDKREIEFPDVGEMLIRDPETDFERYVNTGDSAARARMDAASAAQRERIRISLRRAGVGHIQLRTDRDWVSDIARFVLAYRRVASMLHAPPQGVAK, from the coding sequence GTGCTCGGCGTGCCGTCCCGGCCGACCATCCCGCTGAACAAGCTGGCACCCGAGGCGGCACTGCGCCGGCTCGAGCTGACCATCGTGCGCCGGCTGGAGGGATTCCTGCAGGGCGACCATCTCGGACTGCTTCCCGGACCCGGCACCGACGCCAACGACGCCAGGATCTACCAGCCCGGCCAGGACGACGTCCGCAAGATCGACTGGAACGTCACTGCCCGGACCACCGTGCCGCATGTCCGCGACACCATGGCCGACCGGGAACTCGAGGTCTGGGCGATGCTCGACGTCACCCCGTCGATGAACTGGGGAACCGAGGGCGTCACCAAACGCGACCTGGGTATCGCGGCGATCGCCACCATCGGCTTCCTCAGCCAGAAACAGGGTGACCGGTTCGGCGGCTACATCATGCGGCCGGACAGCCTGCGTCGGCTGCCGGCCCGGTCCGGACGGTCGGCACTGTACGGGTTGCTGCGCAAGATGCTCACCGAACCGTTCGTGCCGGATCACATCAGCGGCAGCTTCAGCCTGGCGCACGCGGTCGACCAACTGGCCAGGACCCAACGCCGCCGCGGTCTGCGTGTCGTGGTCTCGGACTTCCTCACGCCGGGTGATCACGAACTCGACCCCAACATCGAACCCGAATGGGAGCGCGCGATGCGCCGGCTCGCGGTCCGCAACCAGGTGCTCGCCGTCGAGGTGGTGGACAAGCGGGAGATCGAATTCCCCGATGTCGGAGAAATGCTGATCCGGGATCCGGAGACCGACTTCGAACGTTATGTGAATACCGGGGACTCGGCCGCCCGGGCCCGGATGGACGCAGCCAGCGCTGCGCAGCGGGAACGGATCAGGATATCGCTGCGTCGAGCGGGTGTCGGACACATCCAGTTGCGGACCGACCGGGACTGGGTGTCCGACATCGCCCGGTTCGTCCTGGCCTACCGCCGGGTCGCCAGCATGTTGCACGCACCGCCACAAGGAGTCGCCAAGTGA
- a CDS encoding AAA family ATPase produces MVCDNRRTSAGIRPTPDRTPDRHSTIQEKRVSSPNTGPQYPPPGDWPAPQTSSGQAGPNGASPAAAPAGRAAAGANAESAALLHQAIGQVQRVIVGQEHMVEQLMVGLLAKGHILLEGVPGVAKTLAVRSFATVVGGEFSRIQFTPDLVPSDIVGTRIYRASQEKFDVELGPVFVNFVLADEINRAPAKVQSAMLELMAEGQVSIGGETHKLPKPYIVIATQNPVESEGVYPLPEAQRDRFLLKVDVPYPRGNEEFEILRRMSVEPPEATPVLDPEKIRALQKKAQDVFVHNLVAEYIVRLVMATRTPNEFNLPDLASVIQIGCSPRATLGLVAASRALALIHGRDYVLPTDVQAVARDVMAHRIVLGFDAVADNVDTSQVIERILATVPPPTPVWNSGQRSSTGQQLQPYGAQSYR; encoded by the coding sequence ATGGTCTGCGACAATCGACGGACATCGGCGGGTATCAGACCGACACCCGATCGGACACCCGATCGCCACAGCACGATCCAGGAGAAGCGCGTGAGCAGCCCGAACACCGGCCCCCAGTATCCACCGCCCGGAGACTGGCCCGCGCCCCAGACCTCGAGCGGGCAGGCAGGCCCGAACGGCGCAAGCCCCGCCGCCGCGCCGGCCGGGCGAGCAGCCGCCGGCGCCAACGCCGAGTCGGCCGCGCTGCTTCACCAGGCGATCGGCCAGGTACAGCGGGTCATCGTCGGCCAGGAGCACATGGTCGAGCAGTTGATGGTCGGTCTCCTCGCCAAGGGTCACATCCTGCTCGAGGGCGTGCCGGGCGTTGCCAAGACGCTGGCCGTTCGCAGCTTCGCCACGGTCGTCGGCGGTGAGTTCTCCCGGATCCAGTTCACCCCGGACCTGGTGCCGTCCGACATCGTCGGCACCCGCATCTACCGGGCGAGCCAGGAGAAGTTCGACGTCGAGCTCGGCCCGGTCTTCGTCAACTTCGTGCTCGCCGACGAGATCAACCGGGCACCGGCCAAGGTGCAGTCCGCGATGTTGGAGCTGATGGCTGAGGGCCAGGTCTCGATCGGCGGCGAGACCCACAAGCTGCCCAAGCCGTACATCGTCATCGCGACCCAGAACCCGGTCGAGTCCGAGGGCGTCTACCCGCTCCCCGAGGCGCAGCGGGACCGGTTCCTGCTCAAGGTCGACGTGCCTTACCCGCGTGGCAACGAGGAGTTCGAGATCCTCCGCCGGATGAGCGTCGAACCGCCGGAGGCGACACCGGTGCTCGACCCGGAGAAGATCCGGGCGCTGCAGAAGAAGGCCCAGGACGTCTTCGTGCACAACCTGGTTGCCGAATACATCGTCCGGCTGGTGATGGCCACCCGGACCCCGAACGAGTTCAACCTGCCGGACCTCGCCTCGGTCATCCAGATCGGCTGCTCGCCGCGCGCCACGCTCGGCCTGGTCGCCGCCTCCCGCGCGCTGGCCCTGATCCACGGGCGCGACTACGTGTTGCCGACCGATGTCCAGGCCGTCGCCAGGGACGTCATGGCCCACCGCATCGTGCTCGGCTTCGACGCCGTCGCCGACAATGTCGACACCTCGCAGGTGATCGAGCGGATCCTGGCCACCGTCCCGCCGCCGACACCGGTCTGGAACTCCGGACAGCGCAGCTCCACCGGGCAGCAGCTGCAGCCGTACGGCGCCCAGAGCTATCGCTGA
- a CDS encoding VWA domain-containing protein gives MIGSIGLTAAPMLLEGFSFAAPDRLLLWLVIPVLVAAYIILTRFKNRRGMRFTNTSMLDVVMPKQSQWRRHLAVALSILSLITLTAAFAQPQAQVNVPRERATVVVVIDNSLSMQATDVEPNRLDAAKNAAKNFINSLPAKFNVAVVSMAGSANIVNPPTTDHQVAIRAIDTIRLQDSTAIGAGIDAALRAVDQAPKDPKHPKSTAPGAIVMLSDGESTTGPSPRQEAVKAKQRKIPIYTIAYGTENGYVDLEGKRYTVPPDKEQMQELATLSGGQMFSAASPEQLRKVYENIGSSVGYDKANREITARFAGYGLALAVLAALGAISLGARWP, from the coding sequence GTGATCGGATCGATCGGTCTGACGGCCGCGCCGATGCTCTTGGAGGGTTTCTCCTTCGCGGCCCCCGACCGGCTGCTGCTGTGGCTGGTGATTCCGGTTCTGGTGGCCGCGTACATCATCCTGACCCGATTCAAGAACCGGCGCGGCATGAGGTTCACCAACACCTCGATGCTGGACGTCGTCATGCCCAAGCAGTCCCAGTGGCGCCGGCATCTGGCGGTGGCACTGTCGATCCTCAGCCTGATCACGCTGACCGCGGCGTTCGCCCAGCCGCAGGCGCAGGTGAACGTGCCGCGGGAGCGTGCCACGGTGGTCGTGGTGATCGACAACTCGCTGTCCATGCAGGCGACCGACGTCGAACCCAACCGACTCGACGCCGCGAAGAACGCTGCTAAGAACTTCATCAACTCCTTGCCCGCCAAGTTCAATGTCGCCGTCGTCTCGATGGCCGGCTCCGCGAACATCGTCAACCCGCCGACCACCGATCACCAGGTGGCGATCCGGGCCATCGACACCATCCGGTTGCAGGACTCGACGGCCATCGGCGCGGGCATCGACGCCGCACTCCGGGCGGTCGATCAGGCACCGAAGGATCCCAAGCACCCCAAGTCGACGGCACCCGGGGCGATCGTGATGCTGAGCGACGGTGAGAGCACTACCGGCCCGTCACCGCGCCAGGAGGCGGTCAAGGCCAAGCAGCGCAAGATCCCGATCTACACGATCGCCTACGGCACCGAGAACGGGTACGTCGACCTCGAGGGCAAGCGCTACACCGTGCCACCGGACAAGGAACAGATGCAGGAGTTGGCGACCCTGAGTGGCGGGCAGATGTTCTCGGCCGCCTCGCCCGAGCAGCTACGCAAGGTGTATGAGAACATCGGCTCCTCGGTCGGCTACGACAAGGCGAACCGCGAGATCACCGCCCGGTTCGCCGGCTACGGGCTGGCGCTGGCCGTGCTGGCCGCGCTGGGCGCGATCTCCCTGGGGGCGAGGTGGCCGTGA